A single genomic interval of Arthrobacter globiformis harbors:
- a CDS encoding aspartate/glutamate racemase family protein, with translation MKLLVINPNISDDVTALIESEALRSASPDTELVVRTAGYGVEYIETRFESLIAAGAVAEIIAEHTRDDGVGRVDAVVVAAFGDPGMPALKELADVPVVGITEAALCAAALQGHRFSVIAISDRIRPWYLDCVERFGLGGRLASIRSINETLNAIGSVQQDFRETLLALSRQAVAEDGADVVILAGAPLAGLARELRGQIPVPVVDGISAGIRMAEALAGLQCGPHRAGAFAPPPVKARKGLSENLDAALAAAQTAANAAAPAK, from the coding sequence ATGAAACTCCTTGTCATCAACCCAAACATCAGCGACGACGTCACCGCGCTGATCGAATCCGAAGCCCTGCGCTCGGCCTCGCCGGACACCGAGCTGGTGGTCCGCACTGCCGGGTACGGCGTGGAATACATCGAAACCCGCTTTGAGTCCCTGATCGCCGCGGGCGCAGTGGCCGAAATCATTGCTGAGCACACGCGGGACGACGGCGTCGGCCGTGTCGACGCCGTCGTGGTTGCGGCCTTCGGGGACCCGGGAATGCCCGCCCTGAAGGAACTTGCCGACGTGCCCGTCGTCGGCATTACTGAGGCAGCCCTCTGCGCCGCGGCGCTGCAGGGGCACCGGTTCTCCGTCATCGCCATCTCGGACCGGATCCGTCCGTGGTACCTGGACTGCGTGGAGCGGTTCGGCCTTGGCGGCCGGCTGGCCTCCATCCGCTCCATCAACGAGACCCTGAACGCCATCGGCTCGGTGCAGCAGGATTTCAGGGAAACCCTTCTGGCACTCAGCCGGCAGGCCGTCGCGGAGGACGGGGCCGACGTCGTCATCCTCGCCGGAGCGCCCTTGGCGGGGCTGGCCCGCGAACTCCGGGGGCAGATCCCCGTCCCCGTGGTGGACGGCATATCCGCCGGCATCCGGATGGCCGAGGCTCTGGCGGGGCTCCAGTGCGGCCCTCATCGCGCCGGGGCGTTCGCCCCGCCGCCGGTCAAGGCCCGCAAGGGCCTGTCCGAAAATCTCGACGCCGCCCTGGCCGCCGCCCAGACGGCGGCGAACGCCGCAGCGCCGGCCAAGTAG
- a CDS encoding GntR family transcriptional regulator, producing MLAAEETQHKERPLRETVRDTLRSRIFEGHYAPGTRLVERDLAAEFNVSRLPVREALRMLRQEGLLSDRGARGAEVSSLSPKDVEDLFDVRQSLEVLACRLAAVRATTEDLEYLDGLLDEAERCLAKGAVMEAHRANSEFHDAITRIADNGFLRSALEPLQGRMHWLFRHVSDLPELIQEHRELYGAIASGDPDLAAAQSASHIGKYREQFPDDFQKTEPALHRKKK from the coding sequence ATGCTTGCCGCAGAAGAAACCCAGCACAAGGAGCGTCCCCTCCGCGAGACTGTCCGGGACACTCTCCGCAGCAGGATTTTCGAAGGGCATTACGCTCCCGGCACGCGGCTGGTGGAACGCGACCTGGCAGCCGAGTTCAATGTCTCCCGGCTGCCGGTCCGCGAGGCGCTGCGGATGCTGCGTCAGGAGGGCCTCCTCAGTGACCGGGGAGCCCGCGGCGCCGAGGTCAGCTCACTCAGCCCCAAGGATGTTGAGGATCTCTTCGACGTCCGCCAGTCGCTGGAGGTGCTGGCCTGCCGCCTTGCCGCCGTCCGCGCAACCACCGAGGACCTTGAGTATCTTGACGGTCTCCTGGACGAGGCCGAACGCTGCCTCGCCAAGGGCGCCGTCATGGAGGCCCACCGGGCCAACAGCGAATTCCACGACGCGATCACCCGGATCGCGGACAACGGCTTCCTCAGGTCCGCCCTGGAACCGCTGCAGGGCCGCATGCACTGGCTGTTCCGGCACGTCAGCGACCTGCCCGAACTGATCCAGGAACACCGGGAGCTCTACGGCGCCATCGCCAGCGGCGATCCCGACCTCGCCGCAGCCCAGTCGGCGTCGCACATCGGCAAATACCGCGAACAGTTCCCCGACGACTTCCAGAAAACAGAACCCGCTCTTCACCGGAAGAAAAAATGA
- a CDS encoding amidase family protein, with the protein MTAVRKAAEALDSLGVPTTHGRPPGLERAAAAFVALRTAEGMPEVVELATGREDWLGGNLRDSLLGAEPGTVADYRKAAAERDAIRAQVLGFMEEHNILLLPVASVPASDPLTGYFNVSGKDIPWTELGSCCRAISILGFPVAVVPCGLSSEGLPVGLQVVGRPYRDREVLAVAAALEREFGRFSPPPFISRPDSVE; encoded by the coding sequence GTGACTGCCGTCCGGAAGGCAGCAGAAGCCCTGGATAGCCTTGGTGTTCCGACAACGCACGGCAGGCCGCCAGGCCTCGAGCGGGCAGCGGCAGCCTTTGTGGCCCTCCGCACGGCCGAGGGAATGCCCGAGGTGGTGGAGCTTGCCACAGGGCGTGAGGACTGGCTGGGCGGCAACCTCCGCGACTCCTTGCTGGGTGCAGAACCCGGCACAGTGGCGGACTACCGCAAAGCTGCCGCTGAGCGGGATGCGATCCGTGCACAGGTGCTGGGGTTCATGGAAGAGCACAATATCCTGCTGCTGCCGGTGGCCAGCGTACCGGCGTCGGATCCCCTGACCGGTTACTTCAACGTCAGCGGCAAGGACATTCCCTGGACGGAGCTGGGGTCGTGCTGCCGGGCCATCAGCATCCTCGGATTCCCGGTGGCGGTTGTGCCGTGCGGGCTTTCCAGTGAAGGACTGCCCGTCGGCCTCCAAGTGGTGGGCCGGCCGTACCGCGACCGTGAAGTACTCGCCGTCGCCGCGGCCCTTGAACGGGAGTTTGGCCGCTTCAGCCCTCCGCCCTTCATCTCCCGGCCAGATTCAGTGGAGTGA